The window AGACGCAGCGGTATTGATCAGACTGCTGGATGTGCCGTGAAGCCAAACAGTGGGCCAGCTCTGAGCGCTTAGCTCAGGCGGGAattctggagctgctgctgctcttccTGTCTGAGGCTATAGATAGCAGGCACAGTGGGCAGCGACTGTGGGTGTGATTTGCTGAGGAAGGACCGGCTGACAAAGCTGCATCGATGCACAACACACATCACTTGTTTATACCTCTGCGCTGAAGAACTTCCCACAGGAGTCACAAGGTACACGCTGCCAAAGGAGAAGTATGTACAAACAAGTGGCACCACCTCCACAGTTTTCCAATCATCAAAGCCCCCCATTACCGGCCCTTGAGTTTGAGTAAGGTGTGGGCTTTGTAGCTACAGAAGCTTTCAGAGCAGTGCCCAGACTGTTATTTATTCTATGAAGTGTGGTGGGCTAGGAAACTCTATAGAACCatcagcaaatcaaactgttatatAATAGTAAAGCAGCttaaaaaagtattcatacttctTGAACTTCTTgaacacattttgtcaccttccaACCAGTTAAATttcaacttaaatgtattttgttccaATGACAAAAACTGTAGGTACAGATGTCAGTTGGGCTTAGATGGAGATTATATGCATATGTTCTGGTTATGTCCAGTtgtccttctttggtcactgagcttttttaagACATGCCACAGCTTCTttggctgtgtagcagctaaatGTTCAGCTGAACCAGCCtggcttgctagcttccatgctgcagcaccgctcgcTTGCTGTTGTGTATTGGCAACCTCGGGAGTGGAGTTAGTGTCACGCAATTCCTATATTGTCACACAATTCCTTTATTGGGGatgcacgatatatatatatatattgattaagcatagtcatcgcgatgtgcgcctgtgcaatagtcacatcacagatcttgcaatgtcacttaaggcaattaaataaaaaaaaaacacgtcatgttacaatgttttgattcttgacactaggagtagatacacagtgctgtctctgtgtctgagtgagtgacaggctgctgctgcctgagaccAGTGACTGAGTGCTAAATACAGctcctataaattgcaaaatacaATGGACTAAAACAACAAAGTCACAAACcataaaatgtttaaagaaaGCCTCATGTTGACCGGAAAAGATTGTAaattataacaaaataagaaaatcagCACTGACTTACCCAGCTTCATCTGCCATCTCATGCATTAGAGACTCCACTTCGTTCTGCAGAAAACCAGCATACACAGGGGTATTCTATAATAACCAGTGTATTAAAATGCTACATTTGATACACTATCAAATgagaataaaaatgtatatatggtTGTAAAAAACAAGTAGAAAAAAGTGTTTTCTTATTGTACCTGATATCTATCCAGGCTCGTCTTAAAATGATTAATGAATTCATTTACCTTTAGAAGCACCTAGTGCCTACATAGGCAATCAATACCATGCATAACTTTAATAATATTGACAGGAAAGCTCTGCCAATAGAACGGAACATTCCGGACCAGCCATACACTAGACCAGCCTAAGATCACTATTTATAATGCTATAAACTGTTGGCTTGAGGGATATAAAACTCTTCTCACTGTATTCTGTGGACTGATCATCAACAATCTTTGTTGTGTTAGTGGTCTTTGTGCTGTTTGTGATCCACAACTAATCATATAAAGTCAGTACAACATGACACTACAAATGTTCTTTTGTTGgacaatacaggggttggacaatgaaactgaaacacctgtcatcattttagtgtgggaagtttgAATGCCCAAATTAGAGCAGCTTgctggtcaatcttcattaattgcacatttcaccagtaagagcagcaagtgtgtgaaggttcaattagcagggtaagagcacagttctgctctaaatattacaatgcacacaacattatgggagacataccagagttcaaaagaggacaaattgttggtgcacgtcttgctggagcatctgtgaccaagacagcaagtctttgtgatgcatcaagagccacggtatccagggtaatgtaagcataccaccaagaaggaccaaccacatccaacaggattaactggggacgctgtaagaggaagctgtctgaaagggatgtttgggtgctaacccggattgtatataaaaaaaaaaaaaacataaaacaacgcctgatcaaatcacagcagaattctaTCATTTCCACCTCAACAaatcctgtttccaccagaactgtccgtcaccacaataaattattgtagtctaaaaccaggtgtttcagtttcattgtccaacccctgtatctactgtagtttCCCCGTAAAATAGATTACAGATTGTGTATGTGATGTCATACCTGTGGTGTGGTTAATGTGGTGGTGTTACCCATAGTGTCTTCCATCTGTGCTGTCTGAACATCCAGAGTTTCAAACTGACTCTCAAACTTGTCCATGAGAGCCGATATCTGTGCAGGACAAAACAGCCAGCATTTTGTTtgtagtatttaaatatatatatatatatatatatatatatatatatatatatatatatatatatatatatatatatatatatatatatatatactaatccATGACATATTTGGGAACCACTGTGCTAACTTCAAAACTTCACCTTTTCCAAGTTCATGCTTTTCAGAGTGGCATCCATTGACTTAACCACACCTCCCATGGATTTGGTGACCTTAAAACcaggaaattaattaattaattaaaccctGAAACAACACAATTGGGATACCAAAACACCTTACAGgcaaacaaataaaatcataTGAATTCTTTCTTTGTATAGTTCCATAACCTCACAGGTAGGTGTCACTCTAAACAAGGGCATGTGTCCAGCCCCAGTTGGCCGTCATTTCTAGTTCCAGCATGCTTAAAACAAGCTCCACAATAAACAATTATGAACACATTTCCTCATATGTTCCCACATGTGTAAAAAAGAAATGCAAGTATCTAAAGAGCATGATTATGTTCACCTTATTCGTTGTTACTGCAGTTTGCACACGGGCAGCCACTGCATCGACGCGAGCACTCATCCTTAAAAAGTTAATAGATTGGTTCTTCTGCCGGATTGCATTTTCAGCATGTATCCGTGCTACTTCCGTATTCCCTTTCTGGATAGCCTGTAAACCAGGTAACAGCACCATACTGTAATTGCAGCTTGGTCATTTACTGATGCACAAGCTGAATTTACAAGCATCAAACACAACTTCTGTGGGAAACAGGAGAATTAAGCTAGTCATGAACATACAACAGTGGTCAATGTATGTTGATGTTCTTTAAAAGGCTTAAAAACTGTAGGCTAAAATGTGTTACCTTTTTCACTTTAGCCTTTTCAGCCTTTTCCTCTTTGTCACATTTCTTTGCATTCCTTTCCAGTTCTTTGGCAGCAAACTTGAGGTTGAAAAGATGCTCTGTGATGTATTTATTAAGGTGGTGAAACAAACAACTGGctaaacagtaaatattaatcaTGATATTTAATGCAAAGCAAACCTGAAGCTTAGCTTAAGTTAACCAGAGCCTTAAAGAACTTACATAGGATAACCAGAGCCTTAAAAGACTCAAAGAAGATAACCAGAGCCGTACAGGACTCAAAGAAGATAACCAGagccttaaaaagtcttaatatAAAGAAGTAAATGAGTGCCTTAAATGACTTAACCTAGAGAAGATAATCAGAGCCTCAAAGCACTGAAAAGTTAGCTGGTGCCTTAAAGTGTTCAGGTGTTAATCAGCCTTAAAGAACTTAACCTAGAGAGGTTAACCAGCAACTTAAAAGTCAAACtaacttttaaaaaacaaacaaaaacaaactgtCTGAacagtacatatacatatatatatatatatatatatatatatatatatatatatatatatatatatatatatatatatatatacacacatcatgATATTTAATGCAAAGCAAACCTGAAACTTACCATATGTTACCCAGTACCTTAAAGGACTTATCCTAGAGAAGTTAAACAGTGCCCTAAAGAACTCAGAAAAGATCAGAACCAGAGCCTAAAATAACTCAGAGAAGTTAACCAGAGCCTTAAAGGACTCAGAGAAGATAACCAGAGTCTTGAAAAGACTTGATATAAAGAAGTTAACCAGTGCCTTACAAGTCTGAATATAAAGAAGATAACTAGAGCATTAAATGCCTCAGAAGATAACCAGAGTCTAAAGATCTCAGAAAAGTTAAACAGCACCTTAAAGAACTCAAGAGACGTTAAACAGCACTGTAAAGAACTTAGAGAATATAGTCAGAGCCTTAAAAGACTTAGAGAAGATAGTCAGAGCCTTAAAAGACTTAGAGAAGATAGTCAGAGCCTTAAAAGACTTAGAGAAGATAGTCAGAGCCTTAAAAGACTTAGAGAAGATAGTCAGAGCCTTAAAGTACTCAGAAAAGATAATCAGCGTCTTAAAGAACTCAAGAGAGGTTAAACAGAGCCTTAAAGAATTCAGATAAGAAAAACGGCACCTTACAGGACTCAGAAAAGATCATCAGAGCCTTAAATGACTCAGAGAAGTTAAACAGCACCTTAAAGGACCCAGAGAAGATAACCAGagccttaaaaagtcttaatatAAAGAAGATTGCCAGAGCCTTGGTAAACTTCTCTATATTAAGACTTTTAAGGCTCTGGAGAACCATTCTAAGTTATTTAAGGCTATGATTAACTTATAGAAGATTACCAAAGCCTTAAAGAACTCAGATCAGTAAACCAGTGCCTTAGCTTAACAATTTAACTAGCCCACTAGCTAGTAATTAGACACGTTTAGTTATTTTGCATGTTTACTTACAACCTTACAAAAGCTAAACAGCCCCTTAAATAACTCAGATAACTTAACGGGGTTATTATCCAGCGCCTAAAGAAACTGTTTAGCTGCTTAGTCTCTTCTATGGTAAGATGaatttaggttagctagctgtCAACACAAATTATCTCAACTATCTATCTAATCTATCTACCATAAGGACTGAC of the Astyanax mexicanus isolate ESR-SI-001 chromosome 10, AstMex3_surface, whole genome shotgun sequence genome contains:
- the LOC103041461 gene encoding charged multivesicular body protein 1b isoform X2 — its product is MVLLPGLQAIQKGNTEVARIHAENAIRQKNQSINFLRMSARVDAVAARVQTAVTTNKVTKSMGGVVKSMDATLKSMNLEKISALMDKFESQFETLDVQTAQMEDTMGNTTTLTTPQNEVESLMHEMADEAGLDLNMELPQEQTGSISTSVASAEQDELSQRLARLRDQI
- the LOC103041461 gene encoding charged multivesicular body protein 1b isoform X1; protein product: MSSMEKHLFNLKFAAKELERNAKKCDKEEKAEKAKVKKAIQKGNTEVARIHAENAIRQKNQSINFLRMSARVDAVAARVQTAVTTNKVTKSMGGVVKSMDATLKSMNLEKISALMDKFESQFETLDVQTAQMEDTMGNTTTLTTPQNEVESLMHEMADEAGLDLNMELPQEQTGSISTSVASAEQDELSQRLARLRDQI